The Novipirellula caenicola genome window below encodes:
- the treZ gene encoding malto-oligosyltrehalose trehalohydrolase produces MQTELKRRMPLGAEVVENGVHFRVWAPKRKQVSVKLSESGELVPLESEGNGHFSSFCEGIGAGARYSFRLDDDDYDYPDPASRFQPDGVHGASQVVDPQSYQWNDRDWRGVELPGQVIYEMHIGCFTDAGTWKSAESKLPFLAETGITMLEVMPVADFDGEFGWGYDGVKWYAPTRLYGSADDFRHFVDTAHQLGLAVILDVVYNHFGPTGNYTGAFSPYFVSHRHPTEWGDAINYDGEQAAGVREFVIQNAAYWIREFHLDGLRLDATQTIYDDSPRHLLADLSVAARGAAFTASGEQRKIVLIAENETQEVRHVESTTDNGFGLDGLWNDDFHHACRVAATGHAEYYYADFSGTSQELVSATRWGYLFQGQYSHELKRWRGTPAWHVPGWRFVAYLQNHDQVANSAHGSRLPELTSPGTYRALTTLWLLGPGTPMFFMGQEFGTHTPFRFFADHDVELASLVREGRWESLRQFPRIAGRDGRQVSLPDPADESTFQACKLDWSKCDEHGHDLTLHRDLLRLRREDPTFSKQDKSMIQGAVINDDCFLLRWHNTEREQGEWDRLLLVNLGRDFHWRPSAEPLVAPVLHAHWQIKFSSEDPEYGGSGTALLNTTDWHIPGHSAVLLTPTATQKPRH; encoded by the coding sequence ATGCAAACTGAGTTGAAACGTCGTATGCCACTCGGAGCCGAAGTGGTCGAAAATGGTGTCCACTTCCGCGTGTGGGCGCCTAAGCGAAAACAGGTCAGTGTGAAACTGAGTGAGTCGGGCGAATTGGTTCCGTTGGAAAGCGAAGGCAACGGCCATTTCAGTTCTTTCTGTGAAGGCATCGGCGCCGGAGCACGCTATTCATTTCGGCTTGATGATGATGACTATGACTATCCCGATCCTGCGTCGCGATTTCAGCCCGATGGAGTTCACGGGGCCTCTCAAGTGGTCGATCCTCAGTCATATCAATGGAATGATCGTGATTGGCGTGGCGTCGAGTTGCCGGGGCAAGTGATCTATGAGATGCACATCGGATGTTTTACAGACGCAGGCACTTGGAAATCAGCGGAAAGCAAACTTCCCTTCCTTGCTGAGACCGGAATTACGATGTTAGAGGTGATGCCGGTCGCCGATTTCGACGGTGAATTTGGCTGGGGATACGATGGCGTCAAATGGTATGCACCCACGCGGCTCTACGGTTCGGCTGACGATTTTCGGCACTTCGTCGATACCGCCCATCAACTCGGATTAGCCGTGATCTTGGATGTCGTCTACAACCATTTCGGTCCCACAGGAAATTATACCGGTGCCTTCTCGCCCTATTTTGTTTCCCATCGTCATCCGACCGAATGGGGTGATGCCATCAATTACGATGGGGAACAGGCTGCGGGAGTTCGCGAGTTTGTCATTCAAAATGCAGCCTATTGGATCCGCGAGTTTCATTTGGATGGTTTGCGACTTGATGCAACCCAAACCATCTATGACGATTCGCCACGACATTTGTTAGCCGATCTGTCGGTTGCAGCACGGGGCGCGGCGTTCACCGCGTCTGGTGAGCAACGCAAGATCGTCTTGATCGCCGAAAATGAAACGCAGGAAGTACGGCATGTCGAAAGCACCACCGATAACGGCTTCGGGTTAGACGGATTATGGAACGATGACTTTCATCACGCTTGCCGGGTTGCCGCCACCGGACATGCCGAATACTACTACGCCGATTTTTCAGGGACGTCTCAAGAACTAGTCTCGGCGACCCGCTGGGGATACCTGTTCCAGGGACAGTACTCGCATGAACTGAAACGTTGGCGAGGCACGCCGGCATGGCATGTTCCTGGATGGCGGTTTGTTGCGTATCTGCAGAACCATGATCAAGTGGCGAATTCCGCACACGGGTCGCGGTTGCCCGAGTTGACGTCGCCGGGAACGTACCGGGCTCTTACGACGCTGTGGTTGCTTGGGCCGGGAACCCCAATGTTTTTTATGGGGCAAGAGTTTGGAACCCACACCCCCTTCCGCTTTTTTGCAGATCACGACGTCGAATTAGCCTCGCTGGTTCGCGAAGGCCGCTGGGAATCATTGCGGCAATTTCCACGGATCGCAGGACGCGATGGTCGACAAGTGTCACTGCCGGACCCGGCCGATGAATCGACGTTCCAAGCTTGCAAATTGGACTGGTCAAAATGTGACGAACACGGGCATGACCTCACGCTTCACCGCGATCTATTGCGACTTCGCCGCGAAGACCCCACGTTTTCAAAGCAAGATAAAAGCATGATTCAGGGAGCAGTGATCAATGACGACTGTTTCCTGCTTCGTTGGCATAATACCGAACGCGAACAAGGCGAGTGGGATCGCTTGCTGCTTGTCAATCTAGGACGGGATTTTCATTGGCGTCCCTCCGCCGAGCCGCTGGTAGCGCCCGTGCTGCATGCACATTGGCAAATCAAATTTTCCAGCGAGGACCCAGAGTATGGTGGTTCCGGCACCGCACTACTGAATACAACCGATTGGCATATCCCCGGCCACTCTGCGGTTCTGCTAACTCCCACCGCCACGCAGAAGCCGCGACACTAG
- a CDS encoding CDP-alcohol phosphatidyltransferase family protein: MSKRVSHSLLDPLVGPPLASLYPRLPISRRFPPEGIVLIGHLSAVAGAVGLAYSTTYWWGGLLATAGIVGNHFADCVDGRHARATGQCRNGGELLDHFTDPLSFTYWLVGLAVASSRLDLGLIAVIVLMAMAVLTNLRAKLTGEFSLAAFGPTEFKTLLALFALALATLTVLVPAATQTTCLVGLVALTGLGLILLPVQLIQSVREVNRCGNQPDTSEWETTRSS, translated from the coding sequence ATGTCCAAACGTGTTTCACACAGCCTGCTCGATCCGCTGGTCGGTCCGCCATTAGCCTCGCTTTACCCACGATTACCCATTTCACGCCGCTTTCCACCGGAAGGGATCGTGTTGATCGGTCATCTGTCTGCGGTCGCCGGAGCGGTCGGGCTGGCCTATTCCACGACTTATTGGTGGGGAGGGCTATTGGCGACCGCGGGCATCGTTGGCAATCACTTCGCGGACTGTGTTGATGGCCGACATGCTCGCGCAACCGGGCAATGCCGCAATGGTGGTGAATTGCTGGACCACTTCACGGATCCGCTCTCGTTCACCTATTGGTTGGTCGGATTGGCTGTTGCATCCAGCCGACTGGACCTTGGGCTGATCGCTGTGATCGTGCTGATGGCGATGGCGGTACTAACTAACTTGCGAGCGAAGTTGACCGGTGAGTTCTCGCTTGCCGCATTCGGCCCAACCGAGTTCAAGACCTTGCTGGCTCTCTTTGCTCTAGCCCTAGCAACGCTGACCGTGTTGGTACCTGCCGCAACCCAGACGACTTGCCTGGTAGGGTTGGTTGCTTTGACTGGACTCGGGCTGATTCTGCTGCCGGTGCAGTTGATTCAATCGGTTCGCGAAGTCAATCGCTGTGGCAACCAGCCTGATACCAGCGAATGGGAAACAACACGTTCTAGTTAA
- a CDS encoding metallophosphoesterase, protein MKIWFISDTHNEHLGLDVPVVDVVIHCGDESTDGNAITNEPEARRFFDWYSGLPIATKVYVPGNHSTAVAQELIRAEDYPDIRFLIHESMQCNDVKLFGSPYTPRFHDWAYMKKRSQLDQVWQSVPEDVDILITHGPPKGVLDLTHDMETKALIQVGCMALRHHVENRIKPKIHAFGHLHDERGISNFGIYTRGATQFINCSCCNLAAKLKNNGFVIDV, encoded by the coding sequence ATGAAAATTTGGTTTATTTCCGACACGCACAACGAGCATTTGGGACTGGACGTTCCCGTCGTCGATGTGGTGATCCATTGCGGCGATGAATCGACCGATGGAAATGCGATCACAAACGAACCCGAAGCAAGACGGTTCTTTGATTGGTACTCGGGTTTACCAATCGCGACCAAGGTGTACGTGCCTGGTAACCACTCAACCGCAGTCGCACAGGAACTGATCCGTGCGGAGGACTATCCGGACATTCGATTCTTGATCCATGAATCGATGCAGTGCAACGATGTCAAATTATTCGGTTCCCCCTACACGCCTCGATTTCACGATTGGGCTTATATGAAGAAGCGAAGCCAGTTGGATCAGGTTTGGCAATCGGTTCCCGAGGATGTGGATATTTTGATCACACACGGTCCGCCCAAGGGAGTGTTGGATCTAACGCACGATATGGAAACGAAAGCACTGATCCAAGTCGGGTGCATGGCGCTGCGGCATCACGTCGAAAATCGGATCAAGCCAAAAATTCACGCTTTCGGTCACCTGCACGACGAGAGGGGCATCAGCAACTTTGGTATCTACACCCGTGGTGCGACGCAGTTCATCAATTGTTCCTGTTGTAACCTAGCTGCAAAACTAAAGAACAATGGATTCGTCATCGACGTTTAA
- a CDS encoding DUF6493 family protein — translation MLEFKTLQTAILAKDAAAVVRTLSSCDEDDRHAAREPLAVLLFALGIDSLFVRLLETNVTPEDPRIAQKRQNDGIVPMSSRERNYDHDLHYIAWLASYGVAPELSFRRFVCTPDYEAESAQIMADRRPEWVATWIDHVTQCDEDSVSAEMTAAFWCRLYQHGLIQTVKQDWIQHVFIQQLPDAFQSACQATQTVLRDVEAARNVIYELPRWPYQLSVAKQWIPIIEWLAQANLLDHKAILAMFAETLHEPLNQTERNGCVILSKAIIKPIGKSNPKIISELQTNWIGLLADPQAAVAGFALEQLITLEKHGLVDAERAVPKIPAIFQLKPKGHALKAVQLLNRIASDNSHRKQAIEGLCEAITHANKDVQSAGLEAIAERITPADESVIEKLQHCEAMVAATLKPKLLQLIATRSLHSEPPSTNTVLDSQPLVDLDELRQRATQFAPAIANRFQIDEALQSAAHNRWEPCAPWQMTELCITNIRAPIEPIDSVETLIEAVSQAVEHCDCGDTPDRIVDAIIRLHADRNDHFDAMTDSLRSRACAHIFDRPNRGLVGGILGDAFSNLIAAWLGVPPEDEDDYMVIPERYPMGIFLRQLAARIRSGTTYPLLSTPTHQGGWIAPAIWVDRLRYIDLEQIDFIEDDFTRSMLRIAPNGRDEAWRLASDSKTPLSPRFLKLAQFVLDMKTANTDLALDDTWPLQVWIVAIRARDPWVDLGDYLPDGERAQVPDEIWQLPDVFQPANYQWSVVSVKDKRYRRGLVPSSPMPKEQRSDAPDEQNFLSQILGDAPLEDNFEQLFQQMTTGQSHPFNDAGFYTAKLNQLHSYAAPAYIYPYLATHWPAKLTWYWAMASHALSQRVNSGPSVEERYDHYLLPLLATDQSVDRMAARALWIATTSKDANAKSMAIEVWIAIIAEDRCNVETMTDAWRDILVGDWMKMNRIAECFAEVAAVSNQHALLIALLIESFLSTHDIDGDLPRDTAKLLEILDECNERLGRSVGESSEVVLETIKSGKAKSLPKSLLARKDVPNGPCQAAILAALDARISRAERHGKGC, via the coding sequence ATGTTGGAATTCAAAACTCTCCAAACCGCGATTCTTGCGAAAGACGCTGCCGCCGTGGTTCGGACGCTGTCGAGTTGCGACGAGGATGACCGTCACGCTGCGAGAGAACCGCTTGCCGTCTTGCTATTCGCCTTAGGTATCGACTCGCTCTTTGTACGGTTGCTAGAAACCAACGTCACACCAGAAGATCCCCGAATCGCGCAAAAGCGTCAGAACGACGGCATCGTACCGATGTCATCACGAGAGCGCAACTATGATCACGATCTCCATTACATCGCTTGGCTGGCGAGCTATGGTGTCGCTCCGGAATTATCGTTCCGGCGGTTCGTCTGCACCCCCGATTACGAAGCCGAGTCGGCCCAGATCATGGCGGATCGCCGACCGGAATGGGTTGCCACCTGGATCGACCATGTCACCCAATGCGACGAAGACAGCGTTTCCGCCGAAATGACGGCAGCGTTCTGGTGCCGGCTATATCAACACGGTCTGATTCAAACGGTGAAACAAGACTGGATCCAGCACGTCTTTATTCAGCAACTTCCGGATGCGTTTCAAAGTGCTTGCCAGGCAACGCAGACCGTCTTGCGCGACGTCGAAGCAGCAAGGAATGTGATCTACGAGCTTCCCAGATGGCCCTACCAACTCTCGGTAGCCAAGCAGTGGATCCCAATCATCGAGTGGCTGGCGCAGGCAAATCTACTTGATCACAAAGCGATTCTAGCGATGTTTGCAGAAACGCTTCACGAACCACTAAACCAAACCGAGCGAAACGGCTGCGTCATACTATCCAAGGCGATCATCAAGCCCATCGGCAAATCGAACCCTAAAATCATCTCTGAACTTCAAACCAATTGGATAGGCTTACTTGCGGATCCGCAGGCGGCGGTCGCCGGCTTTGCCCTCGAGCAACTTATCACGTTAGAAAAACACGGTTTAGTGGACGCCGAGCGCGCCGTCCCCAAAATTCCCGCCATCTTTCAGCTCAAACCCAAAGGACATGCATTAAAAGCGGTGCAATTATTGAACCGCATTGCCAGCGATAACAGTCATCGCAAACAGGCAATCGAAGGTCTCTGCGAAGCGATCACCCATGCGAACAAAGATGTCCAGTCCGCGGGTTTGGAAGCGATCGCCGAGCGAATCACACCAGCGGACGAATCGGTCATCGAAAAGCTGCAACATTGCGAAGCGATGGTGGCGGCAACGCTCAAACCCAAACTACTGCAGTTGATTGCCACGCGTTCGCTACACTCCGAACCTCCATCGACAAACACGGTGCTTGATAGCCAGCCCCTGGTTGACCTCGACGAATTGCGACAACGAGCAACCCAATTCGCCCCTGCGATCGCGAACCGATTTCAAATCGATGAAGCTCTTCAATCCGCTGCCCACAACCGCTGGGAACCTTGCGCCCCTTGGCAAATGACGGAGCTTTGCATCACCAATATCCGAGCCCCTATTGAACCCATTGATTCCGTTGAAACGTTAATCGAAGCGGTATCCCAGGCAGTCGAGCACTGCGATTGTGGCGACACTCCCGATCGAATTGTCGATGCGATCATCCGCCTGCATGCGGACCGCAATGATCACTTCGACGCGATGACCGATTCGCTGCGTTCCAGGGCCTGCGCCCATATTTTTGACCGTCCAAATCGTGGCTTGGTGGGAGGCATCCTGGGAGACGCCTTCTCGAACTTGATCGCCGCTTGGCTGGGGGTGCCACCCGAGGATGAGGATGACTACATGGTCATCCCCGAGCGTTACCCAATGGGCATATTTCTACGACAACTGGCCGCACGCATTCGCTCGGGAACCACCTATCCGCTACTTTCAACGCCAACGCACCAAGGCGGCTGGATCGCTCCGGCGATATGGGTGGATCGGCTTCGCTACATCGACCTCGAGCAAATTGATTTCATCGAAGACGATTTTACCCGCAGCATGCTGCGAATTGCTCCTAACGGACGTGACGAAGCGTGGCGACTTGCTTCCGATTCCAAAACACCGCTGTCACCAAGATTTCTAAAACTTGCCCAGTTCGTGCTAGACATGAAGACGGCCAACACCGATCTGGCGTTGGATGACACTTGGCCACTGCAAGTTTGGATCGTCGCCATTCGTGCTCGCGATCCTTGGGTAGACTTGGGCGACTATCTTCCCGACGGTGAACGTGCGCAGGTCCCCGACGAAATATGGCAATTGCCGGATGTTTTTCAACCGGCAAACTACCAGTGGTCAGTCGTCTCGGTTAAAGACAAGCGATATCGACGCGGGCTAGTTCCGAGCAGCCCCATGCCCAAGGAACAGCGTAGCGATGCCCCAGATGAGCAAAACTTTTTGTCGCAAATTTTGGGCGACGCGCCGTTGGAAGACAATTTTGAGCAGTTGTTTCAACAGATGACCACCGGACAAAGCCATCCGTTCAATGACGCGGGATTCTATACGGCCAAACTGAATCAACTTCACAGCTATGCCGCTCCAGCCTACATCTATCCCTATTTGGCCACCCACTGGCCCGCGAAGCTGACATGGTACTGGGCAATGGCGAGCCACGCACTGTCGCAACGCGTGAATAGCGGTCCATCGGTCGAAGAGCGGTACGATCACTACTTGTTGCCGCTGCTGGCGACGGACCAAAGCGTCGACCGGATGGCCGCCCGCGCGTTATGGATTGCCACTACCAGCAAGGACGCAAACGCCAAATCGATGGCAATCGAAGTCTGGATCGCTATCATTGCCGAAGATCGTTGTAACGTCGAAACGATGACCGACGCATGGCGTGACATCCTTGTGGGCGACTGGATGAAGATGAATCGCATTGCAGAATGTTTCGCCGAAGTCGCAGCGGTGTCCAATCAGCATGCGCTACTGATTGCATTGCTGATCGAGTCCTTTCTATCCACTCACGACATCGACGGTGACCTACCACGCGACACCGCCAAGCTGCTCGAAATCCTTGACGAGTGCAACGAACGATTGGGTCGAAGCGTCGGCGAGTCGTCAGAAGTGGTGTTAGAGACAATCAAGAGCGGAAAGGCAAAAAGTTTACCAAAGTCATTGCTTGCCCGAAAAGACGTGCCCAACGGACCGTGCCAAGCCGCGATCCTCGCGGCGCTGGACGCGCGAATCTCGCGAGCCGAGCGGCACGGCAAAGGATGCTGA
- a CDS encoding TMEM175 family protein, giving the protein MSTTARSNRGSGFKLDRLAGFSDGVIAIAITLLVLGLEVPSSHKVNTSELGNYLRESLHPAMGYVVSFVLIGTFWLSHFVIFHYLTHATRPLIVLNGLFLLCLTFLPFPTGLQAAYRHDEFAMVFYSFSLFMCGITLLGIWLYASRQHRLIDPNTSPTVVQSMTQRLLIAPSLCILAIGCSFLSIGLSKIILIAIPCFYFSHQLADSGWRASEPSS; this is encoded by the coding sequence ATGTCCACCACTGCTCGTAGCAACCGCGGCAGCGGCTTCAAACTCGATCGCTTAGCCGGATTCAGCGATGGTGTCATCGCTATCGCAATCACCCTCCTTGTCCTTGGTTTGGAAGTTCCTTCGTCGCACAAGGTGAACACAAGCGAACTAGGCAATTACCTGCGTGAATCGCTGCATCCGGCCATGGGATATGTCGTTAGCTTTGTGCTGATCGGAACTTTTTGGCTAAGCCACTTTGTGATCTTCCACTATCTAACTCATGCGACGCGCCCGCTGATCGTTTTGAATGGTTTGTTCTTGCTTTGCTTGACGTTCCTACCGTTTCCAACGGGGCTACAAGCTGCGTATCGGCATGACGAATTCGCAATGGTGTTTTACAGTTTCTCGCTATTTATGTGTGGAATAACGTTGCTCGGTATTTGGTTGTATGCGTCCCGGCAACATCGGCTTATCGATCCCAATACGTCGCCAACCGTCGTGCAAAGCATGACGCAGCGACTCCTGATCGCCCCCTCGCTTTGCATTCTGGCGATTGGATGTTCGTTTCTGAGTATCGGACTCAGCAAAATCATTTTGATAGCGATTCCTTGCTTCTATTTCTCGCACCAATTGGCTGATTCCGGTTGGCGAGCATCCGAACCCTCGTCGTGA